In Candidatus Eisenbacteria bacterium, a single genomic region encodes these proteins:
- the nuoE gene encoding NADH-quinone oxidoreductase subunit NuoE, translated as MGEHRRLDFKNLHYVGMAGILIPALQKAQAKDGYITREEIDRIHREHGIPLAQIYGVATFYSQFRLHPVGKHIIRVCHGTACHVSGANAITKGLEDHLEIQTGETTEDKFFTLETVSCLGCCSLAPVIMVDNNTHGNLKPEEMKKILKPYRKAAEEVAQS; from the coding sequence ATGGGTGAGCACAGACGGCTTGACTTCAAGAACCTCCACTACGTCGGAATGGCGGGGATCTTGATCCCGGCGCTTCAGAAGGCGCAGGCGAAGGACGGCTACATCACGAGGGAGGAGATCGACCGGATCCACCGAGAGCACGGGATTCCCCTGGCCCAGATCTACGGGGTCGCGACCTTCTACTCGCAGTTTCGTCTCCACCCGGTCGGCAAGCACATCATCCGGGTCTGCCACGGCACCGCCTGCCACGTGAGCGGAGCGAACGCGATCACGAAGGGGCTCGAGGATCACCTCGAGATCCAGACCGGCGAGACCACCGAGGACAAGTTCTTCACGCTCGAGACCGTCTCATGTCTCGGCTGCTGCAGCCTCGCTCCCGTCATCATGGTCGACAACAACACCCATGGGAATCTGAAGCCCGAGGAGATGAAGAAGATCCTGAAACCCTACCGCAAGGCCGCCGAAGAGGTCGCGCAATCATGA